The proteins below are encoded in one region of Corvus hawaiiensis isolate bCorHaw1 chromosome 3, bCorHaw1.pri.cur, whole genome shotgun sequence:
- the MARCKS gene encoding myristoylated alanine-rich C-kinase substrate — translation MGAQFSKTAAKGEASAEKPGEAVAASPSKANGQENGHLKVNGDASPAAAEAGKEEVQANGSAPAEETGKEEAASSEPASEKEVGEAESTEPASPAEGESSPKTEEGATPSSSSETPKKKKKRFSFKKSFKLSGFSFKKNKKEAGEGAEGEGGGAAAAAEGGKEEAAAPEAAGSEEGKAAAEEACAAGSSEAAKEEAGDSQEARSDEAAPEKAAGEEAPASAAAEEQQPPQQAAEGKAKAAEEAAGAGAATSEAGSGEQEAAPAEEPARQEPPAESSPEGPAAESAE, via the exons ATGGGTGCCCAGTTCTCCAAGACCGCTGCAAAGGGCGAAGCCTCCGCCGAGAAACCTGGGGAAGCAGTGGCTGCATCTCCATCCAAGGCGAATGGACAG GAGAACGGCCACTTGAAGGTGAACGGCGACGCCTCCCCCGCGGCGGCGGAGGCGGGCAAGGAGGAGGTACAGGCGAACGGCAGCGCGCCCGCCGAGGAGACGGGCAAGGAGGAGGCGGCCTCGTCGGAGCCCGCCTCCGAGAAGGAGGTGGGAGAGGCGGAGAGCACCGAGCCGGCCTCCCCGGCGGAGGGCGAGTCCTCCCCCAAGACTGAGGAGGGCGCGACCCCCTCATCCAGCAGCGAGACcccgaaaaaaaaaaagaagcgcTTTTCCTTCAAGAAGTCCTTTAAGCTCAGCGGGTTCTCCTTCAAGAAGAACAAGAAGGAGGCCGGCGAGGGGGCCGAGGGCGAgggcggcggcgccgccgcgGCAGCGGAGGGCGGgaaggaggaggcggcggcccCCGAGGCGGCGGGCAGCGAGGAGGGCAAGGCGGCCGCCGAGGAGGCGTGCGCGGCCGGCAGCAGCGAGGCGGCGAAGGAGGAGGCGGGGGACTCGCAGGAGGCCAGATCGGACGAGGCCGCTCCCGAGAAGGCGGCGGGAGAAGAGGCCCCGGCATCAGCGGCGGCCGAGGAGCAGCAGCCGCCTCAGCAGGCAGCGGAGGGGAAGGCGAAGGCggcggaggaggcggcgggCGCCGGCGCCGCCACGAGCGAGGCGGGCAGCGGCGAGCAGGAGGCGGCCCCCGCGGAGGAGCCGGCGCGGCAGGAGCCTCCCGCCGAGAGCAGTCCGGAGGGACCCGCCGCCGAGTCGGCGGAGTAG